From a region of the Candidatus Rhabdochlamydia porcellionis genome:
- the tuf gene encoding elongation factor Tu, with protein MAKEAFQRNKPHVNIGTIGHVDHGKTTLTAAITKILAQKGGAKFRDYASIDNSPEEKARGITINSSHVEYETEKRHYAHVDCPGHADYVKNMITGAAQMDGAILVVAATDGAMPQTKEHILLARQVGVPAIVVFLNKMDMMKGEEDLVDLVEMELQELLEEKGYKNVPIVRGSALKALEGDPESVKSIEHLMDVVDESIPTPKRDIDKPFLLPVEDVFSISGRGTVATGRVERGVIKPNDKLQIVGIKDTRETVATSLEMFLKVLDKAEAGENVGVLLRGVEKKDIERGMVLAAPNSCAPHSQFEGTVYVLKKEEGGRHKPFFTKYRPQFFLRTTDVTGAVTLPEGTEMVMPGDNVTLKVELIQSVAMEEGMRFAIREGGKTIGAGTITKILK; from the coding sequence ATGGCCAAAGAAGCGTTTCAAAGAAATAAGCCTCATGTCAATATCGGGACAATTGGTCACGTTGACCATGGCAAAACCACATTAACAGCAGCAATTACCAAGATTCTTGCGCAAAAGGGAGGTGCAAAGTTTCGTGACTATGCATCTATTGATAATAGCCCTGAAGAAAAAGCACGTGGAATTACTATTAACTCTTCTCATGTAGAATACGAAACGGAAAAACGCCATTATGCTCACGTAGACTGCCCAGGGCATGCAGATTACGTTAAAAATATGATTACAGGAGCGGCTCAAATGGATGGAGCTATTCTTGTTGTAGCCGCAACTGATGGAGCAATGCCCCAAACTAAAGAACATATTTTATTAGCTCGTCAAGTAGGTGTTCCTGCTATCGTAGTATTCTTAAATAAAATGGATATGATGAAAGGGGAAGAGGATCTTGTCGATCTAGTCGAGATGGAGCTACAAGAGCTATTAGAGGAAAAAGGCTATAAGAATGTTCCAATTGTACGAGGTTCTGCTCTGAAAGCTTTGGAAGGAGATCCCGAGTCTGTAAAATCTATTGAACACTTAATGGACGTTGTTGATGAAAGCATCCCTACTCCAAAACGGGATATAGACAAACCTTTCCTATTACCTGTTGAAGATGTATTCTCTATTTCAGGACGTGGAACTGTTGCTACAGGCAGAGTGGAAAGAGGTGTAATTAAACCTAATGATAAGTTGCAAATAGTAGGAATAAAAGATACTCGTGAGACTGTAGCTACTAGCCTTGAGATGTTTTTAAAGGTTTTAGATAAAGCAGAAGCTGGAGAGAATGTAGGCGTTTTATTGCGTGGTGTTGAAAAGAAAGACATTGAGCGAGGTATGGTGCTTGCAGCTCCTAATTCTTGTGCACCTCATAGTCAATTTGAAGGAACTGTATACGTATTAAAAAAAGAGGAAGGAGGCCGTCATAAGCCCTTTTTTACCAAATATCGTCCTCAATTTTTCTTGCGTACAACCGATGTAACTGGAGCGGTTACCCTTCCAGAAGGAACAGAGATGGTTATGCCAGGTGATAATGTAACTTTAAAAGTAGAGTTAATTCAATCCGTTGCCATGGAGGAAGGAATGCGTTTTGCTATTCGTGAGGGTGGTAAGACAATTGGCGCAGGAACCATTACTAAAATTTTGAAATGA
- the secE gene encoding preprotein translocase subunit SecE: MDTKLSPTRLPSDLHVQSALKKKSTLSYIQGIKEELKKVSWTTKEELILSTKVVIAVTFICGVGIYFVDLLVKGSLDFISYVTHKTLG, translated from the coding sequence ATGGATACTAAGCTAAGTCCAACAAGATTACCTTCAGATTTGCATGTGCAATCAGCCCTTAAGAAAAAATCTACTTTAAGTTATATCCAAGGGATAAAAGAAGAGCTTAAAAAGGTAAGTTGGACGACGAAGGAAGAGCTTATCTTGTCTACCAAGGTTGTTATTGCGGTAACTTTTATTTGTGGAGTAGGGATTTATTTTGTGGACCTTCTCGTAAAGGGCAGTTTGGATTTTATTTCATATGTAACACATAAAACACTAGGTTAA
- the nusG gene encoding transcription termination/antitermination protein NusG — MHKWYVIQVVSGQEKKIKKSLEEKRNASGMDEILEEVLVPTENVAEVKGGQQKISEKKLWPGYVLVKMILTDDSWQYVSKTNGFLGFLGGDRPNPLSQEEVNDILKDLEEKKKGVVQKHNITIGDQVKITDGVFINFTGKVIEVFHEKGRLSVMVSIFGRDTRVDDLEFWQVEQLPTESEVN; from the coding sequence ATGCATAAATGGTACGTCATACAAGTTGTCTCTGGTCAAGAAAAAAAGATCAAAAAGTCTCTAGAAGAAAAACGTAATGCAAGTGGAATGGATGAGATTCTTGAAGAAGTTCTCGTTCCGACTGAAAATGTGGCTGAAGTTAAGGGTGGTCAACAAAAGATTAGCGAAAAAAAGTTGTGGCCTGGTTATGTACTTGTAAAAATGATTTTAACAGATGATTCTTGGCAGTATGTAAGTAAAACAAATGGCTTTTTGGGCTTTTTAGGTGGAGACAGGCCTAATCCATTATCGCAAGAAGAAGTTAATGATATTTTAAAAGATCTAGAGGAAAAGAAAAAAGGGGTTGTTCAGAAACACAATATTACTATTGGAGATCAGGTAAAAATTACAGACGGTGTATTTATCAATTTTACCGGAAAAGTAATAGAAGTCTTTCATGAGAAGGGACGTTTAAGCGTTATGGTTTCCATTTTTGGAAGAGACACTCGTGTTGATGATTTAGAATTTTGGCAAGTAGAACAACTACCTACTGAATCTGAAGTAAACTAG
- the rplK gene encoding 50S ribosomal protein L11 produces the protein MAKKLKLLKKIKLQIPAGKANPAPPIGPALGGAGVNIMAFCKEFNAKTQDKAGDILPVEISVFQDKTFTFITKQPPTPRMLLKEAGIEKGSKVPNRDKVGKLNKEQVMKIAKNKRSDMRARTDEAACRLVEGTARSMGIDII, from the coding sequence ATGGCAAAGAAACTAAAGCTTTTAAAAAAAATTAAACTACAGATTCCAGCTGGTAAAGCTAATCCTGCTCCCCCTATAGGGCCCGCTCTTGGAGGTGCTGGAGTAAATATTATGGCTTTTTGCAAAGAATTCAATGCAAAGACACAGGATAAGGCTGGCGATATTTTGCCTGTTGAAATTTCTGTTTTTCAAGACAAAACATTTACGTTTATTACAAAACAACCTCCTACTCCAAGAATGCTTCTTAAAGAAGCGGGAATAGAAAAAGGCTCTAAAGTACCAAACCGCGATAAGGTGGGAAAACTCAATAAAGAGCAGGTGATGAAAATCGCTAAAAACAAACGTTCTGATATGCGTGCTCGAACCGATGAAGCGGCTTGCAGGCTTGTAGAAGGAACAGCGCGTTCTATGGGAATAGATATTATATAA
- the rpoB gene encoding DNA-directed RNA polymerase subunit beta, which produces MLKRPPHRVSFQDRKEIIDLPNLIEIQIKSYSQFLQADKLPNERENIGLQEVFTEIFPIKSYDEKTILEYISYTLGVPKYTPEECIRRGITYNVFLKVKFRLTDETGIKEEEVYMGTLPIMTDKGTFIINGAERVIVSQLHRSPGISFEHERHIKGINIYSFRIIPYRGSWLEGAFDSSDHIYIYIDRKKRRRKILATSFIRTLGYSTDADIIEEFFSTVKIKIRSDKDFPKLVGKILAEDVVDEENGVIFGKAAEKLTTSMLKRMLDAGISSARIAEDADETSPVIKMLAKDPTDSYESALKDFYRKIRPGEPATLSNARSAIMRLFFDPKRYNLGRVGRYKLNHKLKFSTEDEDLDVVTLRKEDVIGAVRYLIRLKRGDEGFDIDDIDHLGNRRVRSVGELIQNQCRVGLSRMEKIIKERINLFDFTSDTLTPGKVVSAKGLSGVLKDFFGRSQLSQFMDQNNPIAELTHKRRLSSLGPGGLNRERAGFEVRDVHPSHYGRICPIETPEGPNIGLITSLAAFAKLNEFSFIETPYRIVRDGLVTDEIEYMDADQEKNCVIAQASTALDEHNLFIDSICWARHKGEPLKIETSKVTHMDVSSKQPVSIVTGLIPFLEHDDANRALMGSNMQRQAVPLLQTEAPIVGTGLESRAARDSGAIILAEEDGIVEFVDGFQIVIAAKSNPLLKKTYHLKKFMRSNAGTCINQTPLCSIGDAIEAGDIIADGPATDKGEIALGKNVLVAFMPWCGYNFEDAIIISEKLVKQGAYDSVLIEEFEAQAQVTKIGKEEITPDIPNVSEYPLRHLDKTGVARKGAKVVQGDYLVGKTVPKVEDNAPLEKKLLCAIFEEKGDEVKDASLIAPPGTSGVVMDVRVFTRRDRLSKTDDELVEEATRIKDIHQEFKAKESKLIIEFHEQVGALLLGEAAPAPIMHRKTGDILIKEEEIITQEMIELLEEEKPEDLILGEAEEYDTLKKLMREFDSQMQALQQQHKTEIEFIRKGDTELDPGVIRQVKIYVASKRKLEVGDKMAGRHGNKGVVSKIVPEQDMPYLNNGETIEMILNPLGVPSRMNMGQLLETHLGYAATKAGIYVKSPVFEGFPESRIWAMMKENGLPSNGKSYLYDGRTGERFENPVVCGYIYMLKLNHLAADKIHARSVGPYSLVTQQPLGGKAQMGGQRFGEMEVWGLEAYGAGYTLQELVTVKSDAVEARLRAYELIVTGENLLWTRVPESYNVLEKEIRGLGIDMCAVSAEEE; this is translated from the coding sequence ATGTTAAAAAGGCCGCCCCATAGGGTGAGTTTCCAAGACAGGAAAGAGATTATCGACCTGCCAAACCTGATTGAAATTCAAATTAAATCTTATAGCCAATTTCTTCAGGCAGATAAATTGCCTAATGAAAGAGAAAATATTGGATTGCAAGAGGTTTTTACAGAAATTTTCCCTATCAAATCGTATGATGAAAAAACAATCCTTGAATATATTTCCTATACTTTAGGAGTCCCTAAATATACGCCAGAAGAATGCATTCGTCGCGGAATTACCTACAATGTTTTTTTGAAAGTTAAATTTCGACTAACCGATGAAACAGGCATTAAAGAGGAAGAGGTCTATATGGGGACCTTGCCTATAATGACTGATAAAGGCACTTTTATTATTAATGGTGCAGAGAGGGTAATTGTCTCTCAATTACACAGATCTCCTGGTATTTCCTTTGAACACGAAAGGCATATAAAAGGTATAAATATTTATTCTTTTCGAATTATTCCTTATAGAGGAAGCTGGTTAGAAGGGGCCTTTGATTCAAGTGATCATATTTATATTTATATCGATCGTAAAAAACGCAGACGTAAAATTCTAGCAACTTCTTTTATCCGTACTCTTGGATATTCTACGGACGCGGATATCATTGAAGAGTTTTTTAGCACGGTAAAAATTAAGATTCGTTCAGATAAAGATTTCCCAAAATTAGTAGGAAAGATTCTGGCAGAAGATGTGGTAGATGAGGAAAACGGTGTCATTTTTGGAAAAGCAGCAGAAAAGCTTACTACATCTATGTTAAAGCGCATGTTAGATGCAGGGATTTCTTCTGCAAGAATTGCTGAAGATGCAGATGAAACAAGTCCTGTTATTAAAATGTTAGCTAAAGATCCAACAGATTCTTATGAATCTGCTTTGAAAGATTTTTACCGTAAAATTAGACCAGGTGAGCCAGCTACGCTTTCTAATGCACGCTCTGCAATCATGCGCCTATTCTTTGATCCAAAGCGTTATAATTTAGGAAGAGTTGGACGTTATAAACTTAACCACAAGCTAAAGTTTTCTACCGAAGATGAAGATTTAGATGTGGTTACTCTGCGTAAAGAAGATGTAATTGGTGCTGTCAGATATTTAATTCGCTTAAAGAGAGGAGACGAGGGCTTTGACATTGATGATATCGATCATTTAGGAAACCGTCGTGTTCGTTCTGTCGGTGAATTGATACAGAACCAATGCCGTGTAGGTCTTTCTCGAATGGAAAAAATTATTAAAGAAAGAATCAACTTGTTTGATTTTACTTCTGACACGCTAACTCCTGGTAAAGTAGTTTCAGCCAAAGGTCTGTCTGGGGTTCTGAAAGACTTTTTTGGAAGATCTCAACTTTCTCAATTCATGGATCAAAATAACCCTATTGCAGAATTGACACACAAAAGACGTCTCTCTTCCCTAGGACCAGGTGGCCTTAATCGGGAAAGAGCTGGCTTTGAAGTTCGAGACGTGCATCCAAGCCATTATGGTCGTATTTGTCCTATTGAAACGCCAGAGGGCCCAAATATCGGTTTGATTACCTCTCTTGCTGCATTTGCTAAGCTCAATGAATTTAGCTTTATTGAAACCCCTTATCGTATTGTAAGAGATGGACTTGTAACGGATGAAATCGAGTACATGGACGCAGACCAAGAAAAAAATTGTGTGATTGCACAAGCATCTACAGCTTTGGATGAACACAATCTATTTATCGATTCTATTTGCTGGGCTAGACACAAAGGTGAGCCGCTAAAAATTGAAACGAGTAAGGTGACGCATATGGATGTTTCTTCGAAACAACCAGTTTCTATTGTTACCGGTTTAATTCCTTTCCTAGAACATGATGATGCTAACAGAGCTTTGATGGGCTCTAACATGCAACGCCAAGCTGTGCCTCTTTTGCAAACAGAAGCTCCTATTGTAGGAACAGGCCTTGAATCTAGAGCTGCTCGAGATTCTGGAGCCATTATACTGGCAGAAGAAGATGGTATCGTTGAGTTTGTGGATGGATTTCAGATTGTGATTGCGGCTAAATCGAATCCTTTACTTAAAAAGACATATCATTTAAAAAAGTTTATGCGATCTAATGCAGGAACTTGCATTAATCAAACTCCACTTTGTTCTATTGGAGATGCGATAGAAGCGGGAGATATTATTGCAGATGGACCTGCTACCGATAAAGGGGAAATTGCTTTAGGCAAAAACGTCTTAGTAGCATTTATGCCTTGGTGTGGTTATAACTTTGAAGATGCGATTATTATTTCAGAGAAGCTTGTTAAACAAGGAGCATACGATTCTGTCTTAATTGAAGAATTTGAAGCTCAAGCGCAGGTTACTAAAATTGGCAAAGAGGAGATTACTCCAGATATTCCTAATGTTTCAGAGTATCCTTTAAGGCATTTAGATAAAACCGGCGTGGCTCGGAAGGGGGCTAAAGTTGTACAAGGAGATTACTTAGTTGGTAAAACCGTTCCAAAAGTAGAAGATAATGCTCCTTTAGAAAAAAAGTTGCTTTGCGCTATTTTTGAAGAAAAAGGTGATGAAGTAAAAGATGCTTCTTTAATTGCCCCTCCAGGAACATCTGGGGTCGTTATGGATGTAAGGGTCTTTACCCGTAGAGATCGTTTATCCAAAACAGATGATGAGTTAGTAGAAGAAGCCACTCGTATTAAAGATATTCATCAAGAGTTTAAAGCTAAAGAATCAAAACTCATTATAGAGTTTCATGAACAAGTAGGCGCTCTTTTATTAGGAGAAGCTGCTCCAGCACCTATTATGCATCGTAAAACAGGTGATATTCTGATTAAAGAAGAAGAGATCATCACACAAGAGATGATTGAGCTTCTAGAAGAAGAAAAACCTGAAGATTTGATTCTTGGAGAAGCAGAAGAATATGATACTCTTAAAAAATTAATGCGTGAGTTTGATTCGCAAATGCAAGCCTTACAGCAGCAGCATAAAACAGAAATTGAATTTATTCGCAAGGGAGATACCGAATTAGATCCAGGGGTTATTCGCCAAGTTAAAATCTATGTTGCTTCAAAACGCAAGCTAGAAGTAGGAGATAAAATGGCAGGACGTCATGGAAATAAAGGGGTTGTTTCTAAGATTGTTCCTGAGCAGGATATGCCCTATTTAAATAATGGAGAAACCATTGAGATGATTTTAAATCCTCTAGGTGTTCCTTCTCGTATGAATATGGGACAGCTATTAGAAACCCACCTTGGGTATGCAGCTACAAAAGCAGGGATTTATGTAAAAAGCCCTGTTTTTGAAGGGTTTCCAGAGTCTCGTATTTGGGCAATGATGAAAGAAAATGGTCTCCCTTCTAATGGAAAGAGCTATTTATATGATGGGCGTACAGGAGAGCGTTTTGAAAACCCTGTTGTGTGTGGCTACATATACATGCTTAAATTGAATCACTTAGCTGCTGATAAAATTCATGCTCGTTCAGTTGGTCCTTATTCGCTTGTTACGCAACAGCCATTGGGAGGAAAAGCCCAAATGGGAGGACAAAGGTTTGGAGAGATGGAGGTTTGGGGTTTAGAGGCCTATGGTGCTGGTTATACGTTGCAAGAATTAGTAACGGTCAAATCAGACGCTGTTGAAGCAAGGCTTCGTGCTTATGAATTGATTGTAACAGGTGAAAACCTTCTATGGACCAGGGTCCCAGAGTCTTATAATGTACTTGAAAAAGAGATACGTGGCCTTGGAATAGATATGTGTGCCGTATCAGCAGAAGAAGAGTAA
- a CDS encoding SufE family protein — MNIDLTHTFESCLCKQSLIKKIFDSYITPEEKYQKIIELGKTLPPYPSLDKTPEYLVKGCQSTMYLRSYLKDAKMYFEAYSEALISSGLAALLLSVYQGEFPEVILKCPPLFLEEIGLYAALSPSRSNGLSSLFLRMKQESLKALTKNAN, encoded by the coding sequence ATGAATATAGATTTAACCCATACTTTCGAAAGTTGCCTTTGTAAGCAATCCTTAATTAAAAAAATATTTGATTCCTACATAACTCCTGAGGAAAAATATCAAAAAATTATTGAACTAGGAAAGACTTTGCCCCCTTATCCTTCCTTAGACAAAACCCCCGAATACCTGGTTAAAGGATGCCAAAGCACTATGTATCTTCGCTCTTATCTTAAAGATGCAAAAATGTATTTTGAAGCATATTCTGAAGCACTTATTTCATCAGGACTTGCCGCTCTTTTGCTTTCTGTTTACCAAGGAGAATTTCCTGAGGTAATCCTAAAATGCCCTCCCCTTTTCTTAGAAGAAATAGGCCTTTATGCAGCCTTATCTCCTAGTAGATCAAACGGTCTTTCCAGTTTATTCTTACGCATGAAACAAGAATCTTTAAAAGCTTTAACTAAAAACGCAAATTAA
- the rplA gene encoding 50S ribosomal protein L1, with amino-acid sequence MHRSKRFREIASKIKPHEKYDLAQAIEILKNCPPVKFDQSVELSLKTSIDAQKPDQQVRGTVSLPNGTGKQTILAVFAKGEKIQEALDAGADYAGNEELFEKIKKGWTSFDVVIATPDMMRDLGKYAKVLGPRGLMPTPKAGTVTNDVASACKQVKMGRIEFRADKQGVINTLIGKLSFSKENLIENITAFINAIVRAKPSSAKGQYIQSIVLSSTMGPGLKVDLSVIAGLQGTKG; translated from the coding sequence ATGCATCGAAGCAAAAGATTTCGGGAGATAGCTAGCAAGATCAAGCCTCATGAAAAGTATGATTTAGCTCAAGCTATCGAAATTTTAAAAAACTGTCCTCCGGTTAAGTTTGACCAATCGGTAGAGCTATCGCTTAAAACAAGCATCGATGCCCAGAAGCCAGATCAACAGGTTCGTGGGACCGTTTCATTACCGAATGGAACTGGAAAGCAAACCATTCTTGCTGTTTTTGCTAAAGGCGAAAAAATACAAGAAGCTCTTGATGCTGGTGCGGATTATGCTGGGAACGAGGAGTTATTTGAAAAAATCAAAAAGGGTTGGACCTCATTTGATGTTGTTATAGCAACACCTGACATGATGCGCGACTTAGGAAAGTATGCAAAGGTTTTAGGCCCAAGAGGGCTAATGCCTACTCCTAAAGCAGGAACTGTTACCAATGACGTTGCAAGTGCTTGTAAACAAGTGAAAATGGGTAGAATTGAATTTAGAGCAGACAAACAAGGTGTGATTAACACTCTAATTGGAAAACTTTCTTTTTCAAAAGAGAATCTTATAGAAAATATCACTGCTTTTATCAACGCGATTGTTAGAGCTAAGCCATCTAGTGCTAAAGGACAATATATTCAATCTATCGTATTGTCGTCTACGATGGGACCTGGATTAAAAGTTGACTTAAGCGTAATTGCAGGATTACAGGGAACAAAGGGATAA
- the rplL gene encoding 50S ribosomal protein L7/L12, with product MSTQQKNIEELVESLSHLSVLDMAKLKTALEDKWGVKAAAAPMMMATQAAAPAAEAAVESTEFEVSLISADPDPKKKISQIKAIRETTGLGLKESQKFMEDASVATPSIIKASCSKQEADEICAKFKEAGGEIKVKGL from the coding sequence GTGAGTACCCAACAAAAAAATATAGAAGAATTAGTTGAATCTTTAAGTCACTTAAGTGTTTTGGATATGGCTAAGCTAAAAACAGCTCTTGAAGATAAATGGGGCGTAAAAGCAGCAGCAGCCCCTATGATGATGGCGACCCAAGCTGCAGCTCCAGCTGCAGAAGCTGCTGTTGAATCTACCGAATTTGAAGTATCTTTAATAAGTGCAGATCCAGATCCTAAAAAAAAGATAAGCCAGATTAAAGCGATTCGTGAAACTACGGGACTTGGTTTAAAAGAATCACAAAAGTTTATGGAAGATGCTTCTGTAGCAACTCCAAGTATAATAAAGGCATCCTGCTCTAAGCAAGAGGCGGATGAAATCTGCGCTAAGTTTAAAGAAGCTGGTGGAGAAATTAAAGTAAAAGGTCTTTAA
- the infA gene encoding translation initiation factor IF-1: MPKEDKIKIDGTVEELLPNMAFSVILENGQRVLARLCGKMHECNIRVFVGDIVTVEMSPYDLSKGRILYRKR, from the coding sequence ATGCCAAAAGAAGACAAGATTAAAATTGATGGCACGGTAGAAGAGCTTCTTCCCAATATGGCTTTTTCTGTTATTTTAGAAAACGGGCAACGTGTTTTAGCTCGTCTTTGCGGAAAGATGCATGAGTGCAACATTCGCGTTTTTGTAGGAGATATTGTTACGGTTGAAATGTCCCCTTATGATTTGAGCAAAGGACGTATCTTATATAGAAAGCGATAA
- the rplJ gene encoding 50S ribosomal protein L10 — MRQEKQLLLNEIKEKIGNSKALVLAQYQSLEPNISADLRANLEQTGAELEVVKKRILLKAAENAGIILNTFTMQGHIAVVFASQDPIPATKVIYQFCQDNEKNVEVVGGCFEGEICSAADVKQISQLPSKEEMQAQFLSVLEAPMAQMLLVVQSLLTSVICCLDNKSQQENS; from the coding sequence ATGAGACAAGAAAAGCAATTACTTCTCAACGAGATTAAAGAAAAAATTGGCAATTCCAAGGCTCTTGTGCTAGCACAGTACCAATCCCTTGAACCTAATATTTCTGCAGATCTTCGTGCGAATTTAGAGCAAACAGGTGCAGAATTAGAAGTTGTTAAAAAGAGAATACTTCTTAAAGCAGCAGAGAATGCTGGGATCATTTTAAATACATTTACTATGCAAGGGCATATCGCAGTTGTTTTTGCAAGCCAAGATCCGATTCCAGCTACAAAGGTAATTTATCAATTTTGTCAAGATAATGAGAAAAATGTAGAGGTTGTTGGTGGATGTTTTGAAGGAGAAATTTGCTCTGCAGCGGATGTAAAGCAGATTTCTCAACTACCAAGCAAAGAAGAGATGCAAGCGCAATTCTTAAGTGTGCTTGAGGCCCCGATGGCACAAATGCTATTGGTTGTGCAATCTCTACTTACTAGTGTCATATGCTGCTTGGATAACAAAAGCCAACAAGAAAACTCGTAA